Proteins encoded within one genomic window of Glandiceps talaboti chromosome 3, keGlaTala1.1, whole genome shotgun sequence:
- the LOC144433277 gene encoding uncharacterized protein LOC144433277, which yields MHVTHKKKFTPYQYHMNNNILQKVEHHPYLGIQLSSNLSWAQHIHQTTNKANSILGLLKRNLRNCSRNTKEIAYKTLVRPRLEYCSTIWDPYQKTHQEQLEKVQRRAARFVTNDYRRTTSITAILKTLDWESLQNRRTKSRLVTIFKETHGITPTNIKHLHQENQTKHNTRQTQKLNYNTIRSNKDCYHYSLYPRTIPLWNSLPPSTKAAKYVAVFKSLVNLNVE from the coding sequence atgCACGTAACACACAAGAAAAAGTTCACTCCATACCAGTATCACATGAACAATAACATCCTTCAGAAAGTAGAACATCATCCATACCTAGGAATACAACTATCAAGCAACCTTTCATGGGCCCAGCACATTCACCAAACCACAAACAAAGCAAACAGCATACTTGGTTTACTCAAAAGGAACCTTCGGAACTGCTCCAGGAACACAAAGGAAATAGCCTACAAAACACTAGTTCGACCCAGACTTGAGTACTGTAGTACAATCTGGGATCCATACCAGAAAACTCATCAGGAACAACTTGAAAAAGTACAAAGGAGAGCAGCCAGATTCGTTACCAATGACTACAGACGCACAACAAGCATCACAGCCATACTAAAAACTCTAGACTGGGAATCACTACAGAATAGAAGAACTAAGTCAAGACTCGtcacaattttcaaagaaaCACACGGAATCACCCCTACAAATATAAAACACCTTCATCAagaaaaccaaaccaaacacaACACCCGTCAAACACAGAAGTTAAACTACAATACCATTCGCTCCAATAAAGATTGTTATCACTATTCACTATACCCACGTACTATACCTCTATGGAACTCATTACCACCAAGTACAAAAGCAGCAAAATATGTGGCAGTTTTTAAATCACTAGTCAATCTCAATGTGGAATAA